The Listeria welshimeri serovar 6b str. SLCC5334 genome has a window encoding:
- the dtd gene encoding D-aminoacyl-tRNA deacylase — protein sequence MRVLLQRCYEASVSVEEEVISEIAGGLCLLVGFTHDDTPETVEYMAKKVVGLRIFEDESEKMNISLAERGGAILSVSQFTLYADVSKGKRPSFTKSAPGEKAERLYDLFNTKLSEAGFIVETGVFGAFMDVKIINHGPITMMLDSAEMRK from the coding sequence ATGCGAGTACTACTTCAAAGATGCTATGAAGCTTCAGTGAGCGTGGAAGAAGAAGTAATTAGTGAAATTGCTGGCGGACTTTGTTTGCTAGTAGGATTCACACACGATGATACACCAGAAACGGTAGAATACATGGCGAAAAAAGTTGTTGGATTACGAATTTTTGAAGATGAATCGGAGAAAATGAATATCTCTTTAGCCGAAAGAGGAGGAGCAATTCTCAGTGTCTCTCAGTTCACATTATATGCAGATGTAAGTAAAGGGAAACGTCCAAGTTTTACTAAATCTGCTCCCGGAGAAAAGGCGGAAAGATTGTATGATTTATTTAATACTAAACTTTCAGAAGCTGGTTTTATTGTAGAAACTGGGGTGTTTGGTGCATTTATGGATGTGAAAATCATTAATCATGGACCAATCACAATGATGTTAGACTCCGCAGAAATGCGCAAATAA
- the hisS gene encoding histidine--tRNA ligase yields the protein MDLQLPRGTRDILPEEVSKWHFLEDEFKKVCENYQYEEIRTPIFEHTELFERGVGDSTDIVSKEMYTFQDKGGRSLTLRPEGTASVVRAFVEHKLYGEVSQPIKMYYNEPMFRYERPQGGRQRQFTQMGIEALGSDDPSIDVEVISLAMAFFRKIGLTNIKLVINSLGDKESRLKHREALVAHFEPHIDEFCAECQVRLHKNPLRILDCKKDHENPLIKSAPSILDFLNEESIAYFENVKNYLTALEIPFEIDPTMVRGLDYYNHTTFEIMSVEEGFGAKTTLCGGGRYHGLVREFGGPDTPGIGFGIGVERILLALEKADIKIPAKKPLKVYVITAQPEAELKAVTLVNKLRQNGISAEKDYLKRKLKAQLKDANRKKANYTIILGEEELQTGNYQLKHMESGEQEAVSEQTIIEKLTIAKEEK from the coding sequence ATGGATTTGCAATTACCAAGAGGGACGCGAGATATTTTACCTGAAGAGGTTAGTAAGTGGCATTTTTTAGAAGATGAGTTTAAAAAAGTTTGTGAAAACTATCAATACGAAGAAATTAGAACGCCAATTTTTGAACATACGGAATTATTTGAACGTGGGGTTGGTGATTCCACAGATATCGTATCGAAAGAAATGTATACTTTTCAAGATAAAGGTGGTAGAAGTTTAACATTAAGACCAGAAGGAACTGCTTCTGTCGTTCGAGCTTTCGTTGAACATAAGCTATACGGCGAAGTGAGTCAACCAATTAAAATGTACTATAATGAACCTATGTTTCGTTATGAACGTCCTCAGGGTGGAAGACAGCGCCAGTTTACCCAAATGGGAATCGAAGCTCTTGGAAGTGATGATCCTTCTATTGATGTGGAAGTTATCTCACTAGCAATGGCGTTTTTTAGAAAAATTGGATTAACAAATATTAAATTAGTCATTAATAGCCTTGGAGATAAAGAAAGCCGTTTAAAACATCGAGAAGCGCTCGTTGCTCATTTTGAACCACATATTGATGAATTTTGCGCAGAATGTCAAGTGCGTCTGCATAAAAACCCACTTCGGATTTTGGATTGTAAAAAAGATCATGAAAATCCGCTTATAAAGTCAGCGCCATCTATCTTGGATTTTTTAAATGAAGAATCTATTGCTTATTTTGAAAATGTTAAAAATTATTTAACCGCTTTAGAAATTCCATTTGAAATCGATCCAACAATGGTTCGTGGTTTAGATTATTATAACCATACCACTTTTGAAATTATGAGTGTGGAAGAAGGATTTGGTGCAAAAACAACGCTTTGTGGCGGTGGGAGATATCACGGTCTTGTCCGAGAATTTGGTGGTCCAGATACTCCAGGGATTGGTTTTGGAATCGGTGTAGAACGAATTTTACTTGCTTTAGAAAAAGCTGACATTAAAATACCTGCAAAAAAACCACTTAAAGTGTATGTTATTACTGCGCAGCCGGAAGCGGAATTAAAAGCAGTAACACTTGTAAACAAATTAAGACAGAATGGCATTAGTGCCGAAAAAGATTATTTAAAACGTAAATTAAAAGCGCAATTAAAAGATGCCAATAGAAAGAAAGCAAACTACACGATTATACTAGGTGAAGAAGAATTACAAACAGGTAATTATCAATTGAAACATATGGAATCAGGCGAACAAGAAGCTGTTTCTGAACAAACTATTATTGAAAAACTAACAATAGCCAAGGAGGAGAAATAG
- a CDS encoding N-acetylmuramoyl-L-alanine amidase has protein sequence MKNKFIFITVVSILLIAAGIVTTIAMANANSVIVKAEVLNVRSGPGLAYDVTSQARKNEVLRVVGEENEWYKVQLDNGNTGWVASWLVENTDVSAASNSVAIVSSDGGLNVREKPSTSSASLGLLNNGDQVTVTSQQNGWAQIQYKGKSAWVSSDFLNIRESVTKVDESELQTVTIREDSTNIRNKPSRDGDVIEKANSGQGFAIQGVQGDWYKIRTTSGQEGYVANWVVDVSDKGQTSSPRSKTTKLSEATIVIDPGHGGNDPGAKGANGTIEKEMTLKTAKKLKSKLESRGAKVILTRNSDKYVSLKSRTNVAAENNADVFISIHFDSLEDSNSGVSGQTTYYNNNNDKSLAESINESLGSDLPTTNRGARVGDYYVVRENSQPAVLLELGYLSSKKDERNINSASYRSQIADSVTDGLSNYFSN, from the coding sequence ATGAAGAATAAATTCATTTTTATCACCGTTGTCTCCATTTTACTGATTGCAGCAGGTATTGTTACAACCATTGCAATGGCGAACGCAAATTCAGTCATTGTAAAGGCAGAAGTATTAAATGTCCGCAGCGGTCCTGGTTTGGCTTATGATGTTACAAGTCAAGCTAGAAAAAATGAAGTACTCCGGGTAGTCGGTGAAGAAAACGAATGGTACAAAGTCCAATTAGATAATGGTAATACTGGTTGGGTTGCAAGTTGGTTAGTTGAAAATACAGACGTCAGTGCAGCAAGTAACAGTGTAGCTATTGTTTCATCTGATGGTGGTCTAAATGTACGCGAAAAACCAAGTACATCTAGTGCCTCGCTTGGATTACTAAATAATGGTGATCAAGTAACTGTAACAAGTCAACAAAATGGCTGGGCACAAATCCAGTATAAAGGGAAAAGCGCGTGGGTAAGTTCCGATTTCCTAAACATTCGCGAATCTGTAACAAAAGTTGACGAAAGTGAACTACAAACAGTAACAATTCGTGAAGACTCCACAAATATTCGAAATAAACCAAGCCGAGATGGTGACGTTATTGAAAAAGCTAATTCCGGCCAAGGTTTTGCTATTCAAGGTGTCCAAGGTGATTGGTATAAAATTCGTACAACTAGCGGACAAGAAGGTTATGTAGCCAATTGGGTTGTAGATGTATCCGATAAAGGTCAAACATCCTCCCCTCGAAGCAAAACAACGAAATTATCTGAAGCGACTATTGTTATCGATCCCGGTCACGGAGGAAATGACCCTGGAGCAAAAGGCGCAAATGGAACCATTGAAAAAGAAATGACTTTAAAAACTGCTAAGAAATTAAAATCAAAATTAGAATCTAGAGGCGCCAAAGTAATTTTAACGAGAAATAGTGATAAATATGTTTCCTTAAAATCAAGAACGAATGTCGCAGCTGAAAATAATGCAGATGTCTTTATCAGTATCCATTTTGATAGTTTAGAGGACAGTAATTCTGGAGTTAGTGGACAAACAACTTATTACAATAATAATAATGATAAATCGCTTGCCGAAAGCATTAATGAAAGTCTTGGCAGCGACCTCCCTACTACTAACAGAGGAGCTAGAGTTGGCGATTATTATGTAGTAAGAGAAAACTCCCAACCGGCTGTATTGCTCGAACTTGGCTATCTAAGCTCTAAAAAAGACGAACGAAATATTAATTCAGCTTCTTACAGAAGTCAAATTGCAGATTCCGTTACAGATGGCTTATCGAATTATTTTTCTAATTAA